GGGCTATAGCCTCGGTGGTGTATGGGCGTTTAGGGGCTTCTATTCCTCCATTACAGCTCAACTTGTGTAAGGGAGTGGTGGCGATCGCCTTGCTGCTATTTACCATTGCCATTACAGGACAATTTTTTCCCCATATATCTCTGCAATCGCTATCACTACTGATACTCAGTGGGATGGTTGGTATTGGCTTGGGAGATACTGCTTTTTTTGCAACTATTAATACCCTGGGAGCCAGACAAGCTTTACTGATGGAAACCCTAGCACCACCGATTACAGCTATCTTGGCACTAGCTTTTCTAAATGAGACATTAAATTCTAGGGCTTGGTGCGGTATTCTCCTGACAATTATCGGTGTAGGATTTGTTGTTACAGAACGTACTTCTCAGACAGTAATTTCTCGTAAATCATTCTATAAAGGTATCCTGTTTGGTTTACTAGCTGCCATCGCCGCCGCGATCGCCGCCGTACTTTCCCGTGCAGCTTTTGCCCAATCCGATATTAACCCCCTGTGGGCAGCACTGATACGTTTAGTGGGCGGGGTATTGATATTAATTATTTGGGGTGTATTTTCCCCTTCTCAGGAAAGGTGGCAGTTACAAAGATTACAATCAACTCCCATCCTCACTGGCATCCTGTTTGCGGCATTTTGTGGAACCTATCTAGGAATTTGGCTACAACAAATAGCCCTCAAGTTAACAGCAGCAGGTATTGCTTCCACATTATTACAGACAAGTCCAGTATTAATTATTCCCATCGCCATCTACTTAGGAGAGAAAGTCACTTGGAGAGCGATCGCGGGTGTTTGTGTGGCAATCATCGGAGTGGGATTCTTATTCTACCTGCGTTAAAGAGCAAAAAGTGAATAATTTTTGACCGTTTTCTCCTATACTTACTTTAAATTTACTTGTAAAGTAGTATCAAAAATGTGGCAATTTCGCCCTGAAACACCCGCAGATATTACCCCTATTAGCCAAGTTATCACCGCCGCTTTTTCCCAACCAGAAGAAGCATTATTAGTTGAGAAAATTCGTCAATCAGAAAACTTTATCCCTGAACTTTCCATAGTCGCAGTGGAAAATCAAGTCATTTTAGGACATATTCTCTTTAGTCGCATTTTTTTGGATACAGATCAAACTACCCTATCTGTATTAGCTCTTGCACCTTTAGCTGTCACTCCCAAAAAACAACGTCAAGGAATCGGCAGTCAATTAGTAGAAATAGGTTTATCTAAGTGCAGAGAATTGAATCATACCATTGTTCTGGTGCTGGGCAACCCAGGATTTTATCACCGTTTCGGATTTCAAACAGCCAGTAAATTTAATTTACAGCCTTCCTTACCATTCCCAGATGAGCCTTTTATGGTAATAGAATTAGTTGATGATGCATTAAAAAGTGTCAATGGCATAGTTCGCTACCCTGGATATTTTGGCGAAGTCTAGTGTTGCTGACTGAAGTGGAGAGAAAATATACAGACTTTTCCCATACCCAAAACTAGGATTCTTGTCGCCAAAAAACACACTGTTTTTGTTCTTCCGAAAAATGTGAGGCTAAAAGCTGCAACTCTGCTTCTGGTAAGGAAGACTTACAGTAAAAAGGATACCTGGGCTGACGACAGGTATAGTCATAAAATATTGTGAACCTATCTTGAGTAACAGGTATTTTTCCACGATGGAAAATATCACTAGTACTGGCAAACACAACAGTACCAGCAACCCCTGTACAAGATTTTTGCATAGAAGGAGATACAACTTTCTGCATGGTTGAATCTTGGATATAACCATGACGATATCTCAGAGAAGCCATAACTTCAGTAGTCAAAGATTGGGGAATGTACTGAAAAGGACCACAATTTTCATCAACATCATGCAAGTAAACAATAATTTTCAGGAGTTTTCTATCTTCCCCATCAATGTGCCACAATCTCGACTTCCTTTCTATCTGATTTGCTAAATCTCGACGAAAATATGCACCATGATAAGCAACAGGTAAACCTATATAATGCTCGACTATATTTAGCAGACGTTCTTGTAAACCCCAGAGAAAAATTTCTGGAAACTTTATCATCTGCTCTGGGGAAGCGTGAACTACATATTCATTTTTATCCTCACTCGAACCTACAGGAATACCTGACATCACTTTTGCAGATGCTTGCCACATTTTCTCCGTAGAAGGAATAGCAAGTGCTTCTAAAGAAGTTATCGCTACCCCTTCTTTTTTCACAGCTTCTACAATCCCTAAATCGAAGTCAGAAATAGATGGCAAGCAACTAGCATGATTTTCTTTTGCTGCGTAATAATCCAAATCTAACTGAGATTGCCAGAAGGGGATTTCATAAATATTTTGCAAGATTTTATTGCGTACCTGCTTCACAAGAGAATTCATAATGCTTGTATTGTTGATGATGATGATAGTGCCTGACTTTATTCTATGTATTTCTATGAGTCTATGCTAGAGATAAGGTTTTACCCTTTACCAAAAATTTACCTGTTCTTTATATCTCCATGAATAATATTTATTCCTAAATAAATGATTGCAATATCAAATTTCATCTAAACAACATATATCTGTCTTGCAAATAGAAAAAGGAGATATAAAGGGGGAAATGTAAATTTTCATTTTTGTTTGTATAATCATCTCGTGAATGGCTGACTTGGAAACAACAAAACAGGAAAAAGGATTTTCATCTATCCTGCTGATATACGCAAGTTCACAATAGCTATATTTAGTTCTCATCAAATAGCCAAGTTCAGGAAGATTTTTACAAAAAGTAGGATTTATTTGTCATATTTGTTGACAAACACTCAGGAAGTTAGCGATTGAAAATTTGCTACGTTCAGATAGTTTGCTGAAGACTTCATCTTTCAGTTGCACATACACCAAGAATTGTGAGTTTGCCTGTCAAAGTATGAATAAAATGCAAAGTATCATTTACATACTGTAAATTTTCTACTAACTTCTAGAAATTTTGCACTGGTATAGATGCGATACTCAGTGAAAAGCTGGATGAATTTCGGTAGTGTGACCAAATTACTGATATTTTTATACCTTGCGTTTTCCTCAGGTAAACAGTAATTTCTTAAACCCTGAT
The Calothrix sp. 336/3 DNA segment above includes these coding regions:
- a CDS encoding DMT family transporter: MVLILKYAIFSTFEKGVQAIFNILLTFPLADVQGELAALGAAGLWAIASVVYGRLGASIPPLQLNLCKGVVAIALLLFTIAITGQFFPHISLQSLSLLILSGMVGIGLGDTAFFATINTLGARQALLMETLAPPITAILALAFLNETLNSRAWCGILLTIIGVGFVVTERTSQTVISRKSFYKGILFGLLAAIAAAIAAVLSRAAFAQSDINPLWAALIRLVGGVLILIIWGVFSPSQERWQLQRLQSTPILTGILFAAFCGTYLGIWLQQIALKLTAAGIASTLLQTSPVLIIPIAIYLGEKVTWRAIAGVCVAIIGVGFLFYLR
- a CDS encoding GNAT family N-acetyltransferase, coding for MWQFRPETPADITPISQVITAAFSQPEEALLVEKIRQSENFIPELSIVAVENQVILGHILFSRIFLDTDQTTLSVLALAPLAVTPKKQRQGIGSQLVEIGLSKCRELNHTIVLVLGNPGFYHRFGFQTASKFNLQPSLPFPDEPFMVIELVDDALKSVNGIVRYPGYFGEV